A window of the Dyadobacter pollutisoli genome harbors these coding sequences:
- the lhgO gene encoding L-2-hydroxyglutarate oxidase produces the protein MYDITIIGGGIVGLATALRIKEQKPSLKILLLEKENEVAKHQTGHNSGVIHSGLYYKPGSLKATNCIRGYQMLLDFCQRENVPYDLCGKIVVATTEEQKPLLANLYQRGLQNGLTQNRMISAAEIREIEPHVKGLEGIWVPYTGIIDYKAVSEKYAECIQKLGGEIRFGEKIIDIKNRNTHSEVVSATGKLFETRLVVNCAGLYSDKVAQLTQPEDIKVRIIPFRGEYYKIKPEKHHLVKNLIYPVPDPNFPFLGVHFTRMIEGGVEAGPNAVFAFRREGYNKLDINVPELMESLAWPGFRKVAVKYWKTGMGEYYRSFSKAAFTKALQGLIPEIQSDDLIPGGSGVRAQACDYDGGLLDDFSIIENKSAINVCNAPSPAATSSLSIGQTVSERVLARI, from the coding sequence ATGTACGACATTACCATCATCGGTGGAGGCATTGTAGGCCTTGCCACGGCGCTTCGGATCAAAGAACAAAAGCCTTCTCTGAAAATCCTGCTGCTTGAAAAAGAAAACGAAGTAGCCAAACACCAAACAGGCCACAACAGCGGCGTAATCCATTCCGGGCTGTACTATAAACCTGGCAGTTTGAAAGCAACCAACTGCATCCGCGGCTACCAGATGCTACTGGACTTCTGCCAGCGTGAAAATGTTCCTTACGATCTCTGTGGTAAAATAGTAGTCGCTACCACCGAAGAACAAAAACCATTGCTCGCTAACCTTTACCAGAGAGGTTTGCAAAACGGCTTAACCCAAAACCGAATGATCTCGGCAGCTGAAATTCGCGAAATAGAACCGCATGTAAAAGGTTTGGAAGGAATTTGGGTACCCTATACCGGCATTATTGATTACAAAGCAGTCTCAGAGAAATATGCGGAATGCATTCAAAAATTGGGTGGAGAGATCCGTTTTGGAGAAAAAATTATTGACATTAAAAATCGCAACACACATTCAGAAGTGGTTTCAGCTACGGGTAAATTATTCGAAACTCGCCTGGTTGTAAACTGCGCCGGTCTTTATTCCGACAAAGTAGCTCAATTGACACAGCCGGAGGACATCAAAGTCAGGATAATTCCTTTCCGCGGAGAATATTACAAGATCAAACCTGAAAAGCATCATTTGGTCAAAAACCTGATATATCCGGTTCCCGATCCCAATTTCCCTTTCCTAGGTGTCCATTTCACTAGGATGATCGAAGGCGGTGTTGAAGCGGGACCTAATGCTGTTTTTGCGTTTCGTCGTGAAGGTTACAACAAGCTGGACATTAATGTGCCGGAACTGATGGAATCGCTGGCCTGGCCGGGATTCCGGAAGGTTGCTGTCAAATACTGGAAAACAGGTATGGGCGAATATTACCGCTCATTCTCCAAAGCCGCATTTACCAAAGCACTACAGGGCCTTATCCCCGAAATTCAAAGCGACGACCTCATCCCCGGCGGCTCAGGCGTACGCGCACAGGCATGCGACTATGACGGCGGCTTGCTGGATGATTTTTCGATCATTGAAAACAAAAGCGCCATCAACGTCTGCAATGCACCGTCGCCTGCTGCCACATCTTCACTTTCCATCGGACAAACTGTTTCGGAGCGGGTTTTGGCAAGGATTTGA
- a CDS encoding GPW/gp25 family protein yields MEDQNYALPLSLDRIVAGLSHPKCADREAIHQHLYLLMVTHFDENRFDSGYGCALWEHDFSVLSQIKWKDLIRESLEEAIVRYEPRLGNPKIRVEVEEFEVLTKTNNYVRKRVGIEVKATIRRTNEPFVFFERIFISPLSIE; encoded by the coding sequence ATGGAAGATCAAAACTATGCATTACCGCTCTCGCTCGACCGGATCGTGGCTGGACTTTCACACCCCAAATGTGCTGACAGAGAGGCGATCCATCAGCATTTGTATCTTTTAATGGTCACCCATTTTGACGAGAACCGGTTTGACAGCGGCTATGGATGCGCACTGTGGGAACATGATTTTTCTGTATTGTCGCAGATCAAATGGAAGGACCTGATCCGCGAGTCGCTGGAAGAGGCCATTGTACGCTACGAACCCAGGCTGGGAAATCCCAAAATCCGTGTGGAGGTAGAAGAATTTGAGGTACTCACGAAGACCAATAACTACGTTCGAAAACGGGTTGGAATAGAGGTGAAAGCCACGATCAGGCGTACCAATGAGCCATTCGTTTTCTTCGAACGCATCTTTATTTCACCATTGTCCATTGAGTAA
- the secDF gene encoding protein translocase subunit SecDF, with protein MTNKNGIIGLTIVIALISVYYLSFTFVSRNIKSKAVTYATDANGDVDMTKKQRYIDSLWREDVYLGHTLQEVMERELNLGLDLQGGMHVVLEVAPADILRGMAGGNARSVAFQNALKKAAEDKAASNSGFINRFVSAYKEAAPNTTLASVFATSANRGKISGNSSDGDVIKMLNTEMDGSIDRAFQITQARIDKFGVTNPSIQRLPGQNRILVELPGVDNPERVRRLLSGAAKLEFSEVYLTNELAAGLDGLGKYLTKQAEIEKAASKPAATVATTDTTKKPAAGGLAAQLEQKGDTTKTDSASIAAQSAALTSLFVPMPQGLGVYLKDTARASEILRRPEVRSLFPADLVFMWDRKGTEAGNNQLILPLYFIKKVNGEAAMEGDVIVNANHDYDDRGRPEVTMQMNGEGARKWRSLTARSIGRPVAIIIDNLVYTAPTVQGEIPNGNSSITGNFTVEETKDMANVLKAGKLPAPTHIVEEAVVGSSLGAEAIQDGIWSSAVGLLIVLVFMFAYYSKAGWIADIALLINLFFLLGVMASLGAVLTLSGIAGIVLSIGMAVDANVLIYESIKVELETGKAFAQSVRDGFKNSLTAIIDSNVTTLLTGIILYTFGTGLVLGFATTLVLGLLTSLFSAIFITRLLLEQQIKKGKTFNFYSGLSKNWFKDNHFDFVSQRRRFYIISSIIIVIGIGSFIFKGFGLGIDFKGGRSYVIRFENSVDADQLRTNMDEVLGSTTEVKTFGGQDQVKITTAYLIEETTPEADQKAEAKVMEAVKKIAGNPAKIVSSNKVGPTMAKDTLWSAVYAILLALGANFIYILIRFKRVAFSYGAVVSLGHDVIIILAIFSLFNGWLPWSLDIDQAFIGAILTMIGYSMNDTVVIYDRIRDYLADDKARGQNLSTVINNALNSTLSRTAVTGISVILVLVVLMVFGGAVIRGFTFCMLLGVIVGTYSSLFVAAPIVVDLLQRQKKNEPLAVADAAVPAAATKKAKA; from the coding sequence ATGACCAATAAAAATGGAATAATAGGGCTAACCATTGTGATTGCCCTTATTAGTGTCTATTACCTTTCCTTCACTTTTGTTTCCAGAAACATCAAAAGTAAGGCGGTAACCTACGCTACCGATGCAAATGGTGACGTAGATATGACTAAAAAGCAACGCTATATCGATTCGTTGTGGCGTGAGGATGTGTATCTGGGACATACATTGCAAGAGGTAATGGAGCGTGAATTGAACCTGGGTCTTGACCTTCAGGGCGGTATGCACGTAGTATTGGAGGTAGCTCCTGCAGACATTTTAAGAGGCATGGCTGGCGGAAACGCACGTAGCGTAGCATTTCAGAATGCATTGAAAAAAGCTGCCGAGGACAAAGCCGCAAGCAATAGCGGCTTTATCAACCGTTTTGTTTCTGCCTATAAAGAAGCAGCGCCAAACACAACCCTGGCGTCGGTGTTTGCTACCAGCGCAAACCGTGGCAAAATAAGCGGTAACTCATCGGATGGTGACGTTATCAAAATGCTTAACACGGAAATGGATGGCTCTATCGACCGTGCATTCCAGATCACACAGGCCCGTATTGATAAATTTGGGGTAACCAACCCTAGCATTCAGCGTCTGCCTGGCCAAAACCGCATATTGGTGGAGCTTCCTGGTGTTGATAACCCAGAGCGTGTGCGTCGTTTGCTTTCTGGTGCTGCTAAACTGGAATTTTCGGAAGTATATCTGACCAACGAACTGGCTGCGGGATTGGATGGATTGGGTAAATACCTGACCAAACAAGCTGAAATCGAGAAAGCAGCTTCAAAACCTGCTGCAACTGTTGCTACTACCGACACTACCAAGAAACCAGCTGCGGGCGGATTGGCTGCTCAGCTGGAGCAAAAAGGTGATACTACAAAAACAGATTCAGCTTCAATCGCTGCTCAAAGTGCAGCTTTGACAAGTCTGTTTGTACCAATGCCACAAGGTCTTGGCGTATACCTGAAAGACACAGCGCGTGCAAGCGAGATCTTGCGCCGCCCGGAAGTACGGTCACTTTTCCCTGCTGACCTGGTGTTTATGTGGGACCGCAAAGGAACCGAAGCCGGAAATAACCAACTGATCCTGCCATTATATTTTATCAAAAAAGTGAATGGTGAAGCAGCAATGGAAGGTGACGTTATCGTGAATGCAAACCACGACTATGATGACCGCGGCCGTCCGGAAGTAACGATGCAAATGAATGGCGAAGGTGCCCGCAAATGGCGTTCACTCACGGCTCGCAGCATTGGCCGTCCCGTAGCGATCATCATTGACAACCTTGTTTACACTGCGCCAACCGTGCAGGGCGAAATTCCCAACGGTAACTCTAGCATCACCGGTAACTTTACCGTGGAAGAGACGAAAGATATGGCCAACGTGTTGAAAGCGGGTAAGTTACCAGCTCCAACGCACATCGTTGAGGAAGCTGTAGTAGGATCTTCCTTGGGTGCTGAGGCTATCCAGGATGGTATCTGGTCATCGGCAGTAGGTTTGCTGATCGTTTTGGTTTTCATGTTTGCTTATTATAGCAAAGCAGGATGGATCGCAGATATCGCGTTGCTGATCAATTTGTTTTTCCTGTTGGGGGTTATGGCATCATTGGGAGCGGTTCTTACGCTTTCCGGTATTGCCGGTATCGTTCTTTCCATTGGTATGGCGGTGGATGCCAACGTACTAATCTATGAAAGTATCAAAGTAGAGCTGGAAACGGGAAAAGCTTTCGCTCAATCGGTCCGGGATGGTTTTAAAAATTCCCTGACGGCCATCATTGACTCCAACGTGACGACTTTATTGACCGGTATTATTCTGTATACATTCGGAACAGGTCTGGTTTTGGGTTTTGCAACCACACTGGTATTGGGTCTTTTGACTTCTCTCTTCAGTGCGATCTTCATTACACGTCTTTTGTTGGAGCAACAGATCAAAAAGGGTAAGACATTCAATTTCTATTCTGGATTGAGTAAAAACTGGTTTAAAGACAACCACTTCGATTTCGTTTCTCAACGCCGCCGTTTCTATATCATCTCTTCGATCATCATCGTGATCGGGATAGGCTCGTTTATTTTCAAAGGCTTTGGTCTGGGTATTGATTTCAAAGGGGGACGTTCTTATGTAATCCGCTTTGAAAATTCTGTGGATGCTGATCAGCTTCGTACCAATATGGACGAGGTGCTTGGTTCAACTACCGAGGTGAAAACATTCGGTGGTCAGGATCAGGTGAAGATCACAACTGCATATCTGATAGAGGAAACAACCCCTGAGGCAGATCAGAAAGCGGAAGCGAAGGTTATGGAAGCGGTTAAAAAAATCGCTGGTAACCCTGCTAAAATTGTAAGTTCTAACAAGGTAGGGCCTACGATGGCGAAAGATACTTTGTGGTCGGCAGTATATGCGATCCTGCTAGCATTGGGAGCCAATTTTATTTATATCCTGATTCGTTTCAAAAGAGTGGCATTCAGTTATGGTGCGGTTGTTTCACTAGGCCATGACGTCATCATTATTCTTGCGATTTTCTCGTTGTTTAATGGCTGGCTTCCATGGTCGCTTGACATTGACCAGGCATTCATTGGTGCAATCCTGACCATGATCGGATATTCGATGAATGATACCGTTGTAATTTATGACCGTATCCGCGACTATCTTGCAGACGATAAGGCACGCGGCCAAAACCTGTCTACGGTTATCAACAATGCATTGAACAGTACTTTGAGCCGTACTGCGGTAACCGGTATCTCAGTTATTCTGGTACTGGTCGTCTTGATGGTCTTTGGTGGCGCGGTGATCCGCGGATTTACATTCTGTATGTTGCTGGGTGTAATCGTCGGAACGTATTCTTCCCTGTTCGTAGCGGCACCGATTGTGGTTGACCTTCTGCAACGTCAGAAAAAGAATGAGCCGTTGGCTGTGGCGGACGCGGCAGTACCAGCGGCAGCGACTAAGAAAGCAAAAGCATAA
- a CDS encoding type VI secretion system baseplate subunit TssG, whose protein sequence is MITEQKADLTAEFIACSWLEDGLLSDQILFRSLGAFKRRSHRDVETVEERELGNFKGQVIESNRSGIYDYLPEQLFHLPSSNSINTLKKKVDEIRMQREKEQKSRLFFLPLEQEFFLNRVSLAQLEQRACELDPDSELLNELKAFWQAPDSIPKKTFVRLLPVLPLISENRGNMEMASEILSTVLHLPVRINEVFGTKYFLSSNARLTGARLGMDTMFGGELDTYMAALAVTVELPDEVALEECIHNADFDTLLNWLLGWFIPVECDYSTELKLHPGASVFRLAAADEISSRLGYSELAAG, encoded by the coding sequence ATGATAACCGAACAAAAAGCCGATCTCACCGCCGAATTCATAGCCTGCTCCTGGCTGGAAGACGGTCTCTTGTCCGACCAGATTCTGTTTCGGTCACTTGGCGCATTCAAGCGGCGTAGTCACCGGGATGTGGAAACGGTGGAGGAGCGGGAGTTGGGGAATTTCAAAGGTCAGGTGATTGAGTCGAACCGGAGCGGGATATATGATTATCTGCCGGAGCAGCTTTTCCATTTGCCTTCTTCCAATTCCATTAATACATTAAAAAAGAAGGTGGATGAGATCAGGATGCAGCGTGAGAAAGAGCAAAAGTCGAGGTTGTTCTTTTTGCCTCTGGAACAGGAATTTTTCCTGAACCGGGTCAGCTTGGCCCAGCTCGAACAGCGTGCCTGCGAGCTGGATCCTGATTCGGAGCTGCTTAATGAGCTGAAAGCTTTCTGGCAGGCACCTGATTCGATCCCTAAAAAGACCTTTGTCAGATTACTGCCTGTATTACCATTGATTTCTGAAAACAGGGGAAACATGGAAATGGCCAGTGAAATATTATCGACAGTACTTCATTTGCCGGTCCGGATCAATGAAGTATTTGGCACTAAATATTTTTTGAGTTCGAATGCTAGGCTAACCGGCGCGCGGCTCGGAATGGACACGATGTTTGGCGGTGAACTGGACACCTATATGGCTGCACTTGCCGTCACGGTGGAGTTACCGGACGAGGTGGCGCTGGAAGAATGCATTCATAATGCAGACTTTGATACATTGCTGAATTGGCTTTTGGGCTGGTTTATCCCGGTGGAATGCGATTATTCCACGGAGTTGAAACTGCATCCGGGTGCTTCCGTATTTCGCCTGGCTGCGGCGGACGAGATTTCAAGCAGGCTCGGTTATTCCGAGCTGGCAGCTGGCTAG
- a CDS encoding amino acid permease has product MASQLWVKKPLDKLMQESSGEGNQLKRTLGSGSLVALGIGAIIGAGLFSITGGAAANQAGPAITISFIVAALGCGFAGLCYAEFASMIPVAGSAYTYSYATMGEFIAWIIGWDLVLEYAVGAATVSISWSRYLVKFCEGFDVHLPAALTVGPFDGGVINLPAIFIVILMSLLLMKGTEESAKVNAVIVGLKVVVVIIFIVLGWKYINESNYVPYIPENTGNFGEYGFSGIVRAAAIVFFAYIGFDAVSTAAQEAKNPKKDMPIGILGSLLICTVLYILFAHVMTGVTPYTSFKGQDGIAPVAVAIEAMGTPDASGVIHADYPWLNRAIIVAILGGYSSVILVMLLGQSRVFFSMSKDGLLPRVFSSVHPKYQTPVKSNTMFLIFVSLFAAFVPARVVGEMTSIGTLFAFILVCIGVMVMRKQMPDVPRAFKTPLVPLVPILGVFTCFFMMAFLPLDTWIRLFVWMIIGFDVYLYYGIKNSFLSDRLPESIKKGSKVVAWVGLALAVMLGIIAYAHHVQTDGADLGIYYFSLIFAFVHLITFGLAAAKK; this is encoded by the coding sequence ATGGCAAGTCAATTATGGGTAAAAAAACCTCTTGATAAATTAATGCAAGAGTCCTCCGGTGAGGGTAATCAGTTAAAACGTACGCTGGGGTCGGGCAGTCTGGTTGCTCTGGGTATCGGGGCGATCATCGGGGCCGGATTATTTTCCATAACAGGCGGGGCGGCTGCCAATCAGGCGGGTCCGGCAATTACTATTTCCTTTATTGTAGCTGCGTTGGGCTGCGGCTTTGCAGGGCTGTGTTACGCTGAGTTTGCATCCATGATCCCGGTTGCCGGGAGCGCTTATACTTATTCTTATGCTACTATGGGCGAGTTCATCGCCTGGATCATCGGCTGGGACCTTGTACTGGAATACGCCGTTGGTGCTGCCACCGTAAGTATCAGCTGGAGTCGGTATTTAGTCAAGTTTTGTGAAGGGTTTGATGTGCATCTCCCCGCAGCATTGACGGTCGGCCCGTTTGACGGCGGTGTGATCAACCTTCCTGCGATTTTCATTGTGATCCTGATGAGTTTGCTTTTGATGAAAGGCACGGAAGAGAGCGCCAAAGTAAATGCAGTGATCGTAGGTTTGAAGGTAGTTGTTGTGATTATTTTTATCGTTTTGGGTTGGAAGTATATCAATGAAAGCAACTACGTACCCTACATTCCTGAAAATACGGGTAACTTCGGAGAATATGGTTTCAGCGGTATAGTCCGGGCGGCGGCCATTGTATTCTTTGCCTATATTGGTTTTGACGCGGTGAGTACGGCCGCGCAAGAGGCGAAAAACCCGAAGAAAGACATGCCAATAGGTATTTTGGGTTCGCTGTTGATCTGTACGGTGCTTTATATTCTTTTTGCCCACGTAATGACTGGGGTAACGCCTTACACTTCTTTCAAAGGACAGGACGGAATTGCGCCGGTAGCTGTGGCTATCGAAGCAATGGGCACACCTGATGCGAGCGGAGTTATACACGCCGATTATCCCTGGCTGAACCGCGCGATCATCGTCGCGATTTTGGGAGGCTATTCTTCCGTAATCCTGGTGATGTTACTTGGCCAAAGCCGCGTGTTTTTCAGTATGAGTAAAGATGGATTGCTTCCACGTGTATTCTCAAGCGTTCACCCGAAGTATCAGACTCCGGTGAAGAGCAACACGATGTTCCTCATTTTCGTGAGCCTTTTTGCTGCGTTTGTTCCTGCCCGCGTGGTTGGCGAAATGACGAGTATCGGGACATTGTTCGCCTTTATCCTGGTTTGTATTGGCGTAATGGTGATGCGTAAGCAAATGCCAGATGTGCCGCGCGCGTTCAAAACACCCCTCGTTCCATTAGTGCCGATATTGGGTGTTTTCACTTGTTTCTTCATGATGGCATTCCTGCCGCTCGATACCTGGATCCGTTTGTTTGTATGGATGATCATCGGATTTGATGTGTATCTCTATTATGGTATCAAGAACAGCTTCCTGTCCGACAGGCTTCCCGAATCAATTAAAAAAGGCAGCAAAGTAGTTGCTTGGGTTGGGCTGGCGCTTGCGGTAATGTTGGGGATCATTGCATACGCGCACCATGTACAAACCGACGGCGCAGATTTAGGAATTTACTATTTCTCCCTCATTTTTGCATTCGTCCATCTGATCACCTTCGGATTGGCGGCAGCCAAAAAGTAG
- a CDS encoding TssN family type VI secretion system protein — protein sequence MNIPFLKTPLQRLQVLYAIVLIAVLSVVGSLGFWISDYRDAYPMAMSSFLILGILHVYLISQWFDTLFTNRSAKAIGFTLLISMLTALLVIFLYHKLVQELTKGVGMATALVGFLFPIFVARVYQNYLEIPLKEYKRWYYPVGQPLPDMDLLDLSRVLVIQFEFTKKANESDFTNFRAKAPNAMLFGELFFIFLNDYNDRNPASPIEYLSAGGKPYGWLFYKKAPWYKRRQYMDPDLTFQANHIVDNETIVAVRG from the coding sequence ATGAACATTCCCTTCCTAAAAACCCCTCTTCAACGTCTTCAGGTACTTTATGCAATTGTATTAATAGCAGTGCTGTCGGTCGTCGGATCACTCGGTTTTTGGATCAGCGACTACCGCGACGCCTACCCGATGGCCATGAGCAGCTTCCTCATTTTAGGTATCCTTCATGTTTATCTAATATCTCAATGGTTTGATACCCTGTTCACTAACCGGTCCGCCAAAGCCATTGGTTTTACATTGCTGATCAGCATGCTTACTGCGCTGCTGGTTATATTCCTTTATCACAAACTCGTCCAGGAACTGACCAAGGGTGTGGGTATGGCTACTGCGCTGGTTGGGTTTCTATTCCCGATTTTTGTGGCCAGGGTTTATCAGAATTATCTCGAAATACCACTTAAAGAATATAAAAGATGGTACTATCCGGTCGGTCAGCCATTACCTGATATGGATTTGCTCGATCTTTCCCGAGTTCTTGTCATTCAATTTGAGTTTACCAAAAAGGCCAACGAAAGTGATTTTACGAACTTCCGGGCCAAGGCTCCTAATGCCATGCTCTTTGGCGAGCTCTTCTTTATTTTTCTAAATGACTATAATGACCGTAACCCCGCCAGCCCCATTGAATATCTCTCTGCCGGCGGCAAACCTTACGGCTGGTTGTTTTACAAAAAAGCCCCCTGGTACAAACGTCGCCAGTATATGGATCCCGATCTTACTTTCCAGGCCAACCACATTGTCGATAATGAAACCATTGTCGCAGTAAGGGGTTAA